The DNA sequence TTGCCCTCTTTAATCAGCTTCATTTCTTCAACAGCTTCGGCCAGCTCGGTCATGAACAGTTTTTTGTTCCTTAAACGCTCCAGTTCGTCAAGGTCTTTTTGTATTTGCTCCCAATCTTTCATGGGAAGCTGCACGGCGCTTTTATGCCCGTTTGTGTCTGTAATATATTGTAAGTTCATAATTTTAGTTTATTATTTTGTTGCGTAAGCCTGCCCGGTTTTTAAATCCCGCAAAGCCATATCAATCATACGGAATATAAACGATTTGTTTTCGTCCGAAAGCGTGGCAATATCTTCAAGCCGCTTTAATGTGTTCCTGTCTAGTTCAATATTAGTTTTTCCTACCAGGTAATCAATCGAAACCCCTAAAGTATCGGCAATCTTAACAATCACTTCAATAGATGGTGTCATAATATTACGTTCGTACCTTCCAATAATATCGCCTGATGTGCCGATTGCTTTACCCAAAGCAGCCTGAGAAAGTTCCTTTTGCTTTCGTAAAAGCATTATATGTTCGCCAAGAGTCATACCTAAAAGTATTGTATTAGACTAATTATTGCTTGTTTCTGCAAATATACACTACTTAAACGTACAAAACAAAACATTTAAAATATTGTTTGTAAAGATTAATAAATTACATTTGCGACGAATAGGTAGTAAAAAAGAATTTTGA is a window from the Pseudobacteroides sp. genome containing:
- a CDS encoding helix-turn-helix transcriptional regulator, encoding MTLGEHIMLLRKQKELSQAALGKAIGTSGDIIGRYERNIMTPSIEVIVKIADTLGVSIDYLVGKTNIELDRNTLKRLEDIATLSDENKSFIFRMIDMALRDLKTGQAYATK